Proteins from a genomic interval of Chiloscyllium plagiosum isolate BGI_BamShark_2017 chromosome 36, ASM401019v2, whole genome shotgun sequence:
- the tlnrd1 gene encoding talin rod domain-containing protein 1, giving the protein MASSGSAKSGASGSGSGSGCQQRRRLVFVCDMCKSKMQLVADLLLLSGDNRPVHSESLSPGPGQSFDKIRDAVIARTKGLSILTHDLQSQLNLGRYGEVAERLAELSELVVALVECSAHAAYLAAAEAPGSQAAVAGLVDRYRLRRARHEVEQSCGLLRTAPVSELTPPLLLEVSRGLARGLRGLTEACAPAGRGSGDRFARDQLRLGVKCMSASAAALLACVRELKARPGEASRARCVLFGGPLLQAVHALVGFASEPQFVGRAAALSTEGRAVQTAVLGGAMSVVSASVLLTQCLRDIALHSDSSKVPDYRQRLHHSALAVSDGCNLLSQALRERSSPRTLPPTPPPPTLNCHSVN; this is encoded by the coding sequence ATGGCTAGTAGCGGCTCGGCCAAGTCGGGGGCGAGCGGCTCGGGTTCGGGTTCGGGTTGCCAGCAGCGGCGGAGACTGGTTTTCGTGTGCGACATGTGCAAGAGCAAGATGCAACTGGTGGCCGACCTGCTGCTGCTGTCCGGCGATAACCGCCCGGTGCACAGCGAGAGCCTGAGCCCCGGGCCCGGCCAGTCCTTTGACAAGATCCGGGACGCGGTGATCGCCCGCACCAAGGGCCTGTCCATCCTCACCCACGACCTGCAGAGCCAGCTCAACCTGGGCCGCTACGGCGAGGTGGCCGAGCGCCTGGCCGAGCTCAGCGAGCTGGTGGTCGCTCTGGTCGAGTGCTCGGCCCACGCCGCTTACCTGGCGGCGGCGGAAGCCCCGGGCTCGCAGGCGGCGGTGGCCGGCCTGGTGGACCGTTACCGGCTGCGGCGGGCCCGCCACGAGGTGGAGCAGAGCTGCGGGCTGCTGCGGACGGCGCCGGTGTCCGAGCTCACCCCGCCGCTGCTGCTCGAGGTGTCGCGGGGTCTAGCCAGGGGTCTCCGCGGGCTCACGGAAGCCTGCGCTCCGGCCGGCCGAGGCAGCGGGGACCGCTTCGCCCGCGACCAGCTCCGCCTCGGGGTCAAGTGCATGAGCGCCAGCGCCGCCGCGCTGCTGGCCTGTGTCCGGGAGCTGAAGGCACGGCCCGGTGAGGCGAGCCGGGCCCGCTGTGTGCTGTTCGGGGGCCCGCTGCTGCAGGCCGTGCACGCCCTGGTCGGCTTCGCCAGCGAGCCGCAGTTTGTGGGTCGGGCGGCGGCTCTGAGCACCGAGGGCCGCGCCGTACAGACCGCTGTGCTGGGCGGTGCCATGAGCGTGGTGTCCGCCTCGGTGCTGCTCACCCAGTGCCTCCGGGACATCGCGCTGCACTCGGACAGCAGCAAGGTGCCTGATTACCGGCAGCGCCTGCACCACTCCGCCCTGGCCGTGTCTGACGGCTGTAACCTGCTGTCCCAGGCTCTGCGGGAGAGATCCTCTCCCCGGACCCTGCCTCCTACACCCCCTCCTCCGACCCTCAACTGCCACTCTGTGAATTAA